A single window of Elgaria multicarinata webbii isolate HBS135686 ecotype San Diego chromosome 17, rElgMul1.1.pri, whole genome shotgun sequence DNA harbors:
- the LOC134410385 gene encoding cytochrome P450 3A24-like has translation MGFLPSLSLETWILIVVFLALLMLYGIWPYNFFKKLGIPGPRPLPFIGNFHEYRQGVLNFDQKCHQKYGKIWGIFDGRQPVMAILDPAIIKILLVKEFYTHFTNRRNFGLNGDLDSSITIAEDEQWKRIRAVLSPAFTSGKLKEMFPIINDYGEMLVKNVQKKVENDETIDSKDIFGAYSMDVISSTSFSVNVDSLNNPNDPFIAHVKKFLKFSFFNPLLILLVIFPFLTPLLDKLNFTLLSSTFTNFFTDVVKKVKKDRQKNNHTNRVDFLQLMVDSQISGEVSDELNSYKALTDKEILSQAVFFIFAGYETTSSTLSFLSYCLATHPDVQQRLQEEIDEALPNQASPTYEAVLQMEYLDMVVNETLRLYPPGVRLERVCKNTVVINGVTIPKGTVTMISTYTLHHDPEYWPEPEEFRPERFSKANKESINPYVFLPFGAGPRNCIGMRFALMVVKMVVVLLLQNFSFRTCKDTLIPMELDTKGLMQPKKPIQLKFVSRTIARAEE, from the exons ATGGGATTTCTGCCCAGTCTCTCCCTAGAAACCTGGATACTCATCGTGGTATTTTTAGCCCTCCTGATGCT CTATGGGATCTGGCCATACAATTTCTTTAAGAAGTTGGGGATTCCTGGACCAAGGCCTTTGCCTTTCATTGGGAACTTTCACGAATACCGGCAG GGGGTTCTGAATTTCGACCAGAAGTGTCATCAGAAGTATGGCAAAATCTGGGG AATTTTTGACGGGCGGCAGCCAGTGATGGCTATTCTGGATCCTGCCATCATCAAAATCCTCTTGGTAAAAGAATTCTACACCCATTTCACCAACCGCCGG AACTTTGGTTTGAATGGAGATCTGGACTCATCAATAACAATAGCTGAGGATGAACAGTGGAAGAGAATACGCGCTGTCCTGTCTCCTGCCTTCACGAGTGGAAAATTGAAGGAG ATGTTCCCAATCATCAACGATTATGGAGAAATGTTGGTGAAAAATGTTCAGAAGAAAGTGGAAAATGATGAAACCATAGACTCAAAAGA TATCTTTGGGGCCTACAGTATGGACGTGATAAGCAGCACTTCGTTCAGTGTCAACGTGGACTCCCTAAACAACCCCAACGATCCTTTCATCGCTCATGTCAAGAAGTTTCTCAAGTTCAGCTTCTTCAATCCACTGCTAATCCTGCTTG TCATCTTCCCATTCCTGACGCCGCTACTGGATAAACTAAACTTCACCCTGCTGTCGAGCACCTTCACGAATTTCTTTACTGATGTTGTCAAAAAAGTCAAGAAGGATCGGCAGAAGAATAACCACACG AATCGGGTTGACTTCCTGCAGCTAATGGTGGACTCCCAAATTTCCGGTGAGGTGTCTGATGAACTGAATTCATATAAAG CTCTCACAGACAAAGAGATTTTGTCACAAGCCGTTTTCTTCATTTTTGCTGGTTATGAGACCACCAGTAGCACCCTCAGCTTCCTGTCTTACTGCCTCGCCACACATCCAGATGTTCAGCAGAGGCTGCAAGAGGAGATAGATGAGGCACTTCCTAACCAG GCCTCTCCCACCTATGAGGCAGTTCTTCAGATGGAATATCTTGACATGGTGGTGAATGAAACCCTCAGGCTCTACCCTCCAGGAGTACGGCTTGAAAGAGTTTGCAAAAACACTGTGGTGATTAATGGAGTGACAATCCCAAAAGGAACTGTGACCATGATCTCCACATACACCCTACATCATGACCCGGAATATTGGCCAGAACCAGAAGAATTCAGGCCCGAGAG GTTCAGTAAAGCGAACAAGGAAAGCATCAACCCGTACGTCTTCCTTCCCTTCGGAGCGGGACCCAGGAACTGCATTGGGATGCGCTTTGCTCTCATGGTCGTAAAAATGGTTGTGGTGCTCTTGCTGCAAAATTTTTCCTTCCGAACCTGCAAAGACACACTG ATCCCCATGGAACTGGACACCAAAGGCTTAATGCAACCCAAAAAGCCTATCCAACTGAAGTTTGTCTCCAGAACCATTGCTAGAGCTGAGGAATAG